A window of the Brassica napus cultivar Da-Ae chromosome C5, Da-Ae, whole genome shotgun sequence genome harbors these coding sequences:
- the LOC125587561 gene encoding thioredoxin F1, chloroplastic-like, producing the protein MPLSLRLAPYPTALASTTGGYGPVKKQCRIPYSGVATTRIGFFSLDYGKRVESSVVRCSLETVNVNVGQVKEVDKDTFWPIVKAAGEKIIVLDMYTQWCGPCKVIAPKYKALSEKYEDVVFLKLDCNPENRPLVKELGLRVVPTFKIFKDNKVVKEVTGAKYDNLVEAIETARSAGGSSG; encoded by the exons atgcctctctctctccgtctCGCTCCATATCCTACGGCTTTAGCTTCAACCACCGGTGGATATGGTCCCGTGAAGAAGCAGTGCCGCATCCCTTACTCCGGCGTCGCCACCACGAGGATTGGTTTCTTCTCACTGGATTATGGAAAAAGGGTAGAATCCTCTGTGGTGAGGTGTAGCTTAGAGACAGTGAATGTAAATGTTGGTCAAGTGAAGGAAGTGGATAAGGACACCTTCTGGCCCATCGTTAAAGCCGCTGGTGAAAAGATTATTGTACTTGACATGTACACTCAATG GTGTGGACCATGTAAAGTGATTGCACCTAAGTACAAAGCTTTATCAGAGAAGTACGAGGACGTTGTATTTCTTAAGCTTGACTGCAACCCTGAAAACAGG CCATTAGTAAAGGAGCTAGGATTAAGAGTGGTTCCAACTTTCAAAATCTTTAAGGATAATAAAGTCGTCAAGGAAGTTACTGGTGCCAAATATGATAATCTGGTTGAAGCAATTGAAACAGCCAGGTCTGCTGGTGGTTCTTCGGGATGA
- the LOC125587557 gene encoding probable protein phosphatase 2C 33, which translates to MGSCLSAESRSPTPGSPGFGVKKRKNSKKRLGSRNSSFDSRRDDPLHRVPGRMYLNGASEAACIFTQQGKKGPNQDAMVVWESFGSMTDTVFCGVFDGHGPYGHMVAKRVRDNLPLKLSAYWEAKVPINSASTINNSEDASFVSAEEEPSPSVDIEKEESQSELFQTLKDAFLKAFKVMDRELKFHKSVDCFCSGTTAVTLIKQGEYLVVGNVGDSRAVMGTRNGENALVAVQLTVDLKPNLPAEEERIKKCRGRVFALRDEPEVCRVWLPNCDSPGLAMARAFGDFCLKDFGLISVPDVSFRRLTEQDEFIVLASDGIWDVLSNEEVVAIVASAPSRSSAARALVESAVRAWRYKYPTSKVDDCAAVCLYLHSNDTNLISSASSISKLEDDDDASEPSGLGRSSTVRTGKEIALDESEAEKLIKEEDIEPGTEYSALEGVARVNTLLNLPRFVPGK; encoded by the exons ATGGGGTCCTGTCTATCTGCTGAGAGCAGGAGTCCCACACCTGGCTCTCCTGGCTTTGgtgtgaagaagagaaaaaactcTAAGAAGAGACTCGGTTCCAGAAACTCCTCCTTTGATTCAAGAAGAGATGATCCGTTGCATAGAGTCCCGGGCCGGATGTACTTGAATGGAGCAAGTGAGGCTGCTTGTATCTTCACTCAACAAGGCAAGAAAGGGCCTAATCAAGATGCCATGGTTGTTTGGgag AGTTTTGGTTCAATGACAGATACAGTCTTCTGTGGAGTGTTTGATGGGCATGGTCCTTATGGTCATATGGTTGCAAAGAGAGTCAGAGACAATCTTCCTCTCAAATTAAGTGCTTATTGGGAAGCTAAAGTACCTATTAATAGTGCAAGCACCATCAACAACTCTGAAGATGCTTCTTTTGTATCTGCTGAGGAAGAACCTAGTCCATCTGTTGATATTGAGAAGGAAGAGTCCCAATCTGAATTGTTTCAAACTCTGAAAGATGCCTTTCTTAAGGCTTTCAAAGTTATGGACAGAGAGCTTAAATTCCATAAAAGTGTTGACTGTTTCTGCAGTGGGACAACGGCTGTGACTTTGATCAAACAG GGTGAGTATCTCGTTGTTGGAAACGTTGGGGACTCAAGAGCTGTGATGGGGACAAGAAACGGTGAAAATGCTCTTGTTGCTGTTCAACTAACTGTTGATCTCAAACCAAATCTCCCAG CTGAGGAAGAGAGGATAAAGAAGTGTAGAGGACGTGTGTTTGCTCTTAGAGATGAGCCTGAGGTTTGTAGAGTCTGGCTGCCAAACTGTGACTCGCCTGGACTTGCAATGGCACGTGCTTTCGGAGACTTTTGTCTTAAAGATTTTGGTCTAATCTCTGTCCCTGATGTATCGTTCCGTCGATTAACCGAACAAGATGAGTTTATAGTGTTGGCTTCAGATGGG ATTTGGGATGTGCTCTCAAACGAAGAGGTAGTGGCGATTGTGGCTTCAGCACCATCACGTTCCTCTGCAGCAAGAGCTTTAGTGGAGTCTGCGGTTAGAGCTTGGAGATACAAATACCCTACCTCCAAAGTCGACGACTGTGCTGCGGTTTGCTTGTATCTACACTCCAATGACACAAACCTCATATCGTCAGCTTCTTCCATCTCCAAActggaagatgatgatgatgcatcAGAACCAAGCGGTCTAGGCCGTTCAAGTACTGTCAGGACAGGGAAAGAGATTGCTCTTGACGAAAGTGAAGCTGAAAAGCTGATTAAGGAAGAGGATATAGAGCCTGGAACAGAGTACTCTGCACTAGAAGGTGTTGCAAGAGTTAATACACTTTTAAACTTACCAAGATTTGTGCCtggaaaataa